The Oxyura jamaicensis isolate SHBP4307 breed ruddy duck chromosome Z, BPBGC_Ojam_1.0, whole genome shotgun sequence genome window below encodes:
- the ZNF131 gene encoding zinc finger protein 131 isoform X2, whose protein sequence is MEAEETMECIQEFPEHYKVILDRLNEQREQDQFTDITLIVDGHHFKAHKAVLAACSQFFYKFFQDFTQEPLVEIEGVSNMAFRHLIEFTYTAKLMVQGEEEANDVWKAAEYLQMLEAIKALEIRNKENSSPLESNQTQGKNKPKKRKIAETSNVITETLPSAESDPVEIEVEIAEGTIEVEDDSIETLEEVASAEQSIKYIQTTGTSDESALALLADITSKYRQGEGKCQIEEEGDSATDPSCKQEHMKTHSTESYKCDICNKRYLRESALKQHLTCYHLDEGGASKKQRPGKKIHICQYCDKQFDHFGHFKEHLRKHTGEKPFECPNCHERFARNSTLKCHLTACQSGAGAKKGRKKLYECQVCNSVFNSWDQFKDHLVIHTGDKPNHCTLCDLWFMQGSELRRHLKDMHNISERLVTEEVLPVEAVEAEPVTSMTIIEQVEQVHVLPVIQVQVDPAQVTVEQMHQDLIQDNQVKGTQLDELQEQVQISYLEVEHIQTDHGAEVHVEQLHVEHVNQIQMEEVQAELIDGTDLERVEYESVDQGEAEEKEPSHIDDADKKDNEQAEDLKTQQLVDMQTEKVDD, encoded by the exons ATGGAAGCTGAAGAAACAATGGAATGTATCCAGGAATTCCCAGAGCACTATAAAGTTATCTTGGATAGACTGAATGAACAACGTGAGCAGGACCAGTTCACAGACATCACTCTGATTGTGGATG GTCACCATTTCAAAGCTCATAAGGCTGTTCTTGCTGCCTGTAGCCAGTTCTTCTACAAATTCTTCCAAGATTTCACTCAGGAGCCCTTGGTGGAGATTGAAG GTGTAAGTAACATGGCATTTCGTCACCTAATAGAATTCACCTATACAGCAAAACTAATGGTGCAAGGTGAAGAAGAAGCAAATGATGTTTGGAAAGCTGCTGAGTATCTACAGATGCTAGAAGCAATCAAAGCACTTGAAATCAG gaacaaagaaaattcaTCACCCTTAGAATCAAATCAAACCCAAggtaaaaataaaccaaaaaagaGGAAGATAGCTGAAACTTCTAACGTTATCACAGAAACGCTGCCATCTGCAGAATCTGATCCAGTTGAAATTGAGGTTGAGATTGCTGAAGGGACAATTGAAGTGGAAGATGATAGCATCGAGACACTTGAAGAAGTAGCTTCTGCAGAGCAATCCATAAAGTACATACAGACAACGGGTACATCAGATGAATCTGCTTTGGCTCTTTTGGCAGATATCACCAGCAAGTATCGTCAGGGAGAGGGAAAATGCCAGATCGAAGAAGAAGGTGACAGTGCAACTGATCCCTCATGCAAACAG GAACACATGAAAACACACTCTACTGAGAGTTACAAGTGTGACATATGCAATAAAAGGTACCTACGAGAGAGTGCTTTGAAACAGCACCTCACCTGTTACCACCTCGATGAAGGTGGCGCCAGTAAGAAGCAAAGACCTggcaaaaaaatacatatatgtcAGTACTGTGATAAACAATTTGACCACTTTGGACATTTTAAAGAGCACCTCCGGAAGCACACAG GTGAAAAACCATTTGAATGTCCAAACTGCCATGAACGTTTTGCTAGGAATAGCACGCTCAAATGTCACTTGACGGCCTGTCAGTCTGGAGCTGGAgctaaaaagggaagaaagaagctgTATGAATGTCAG GTTTGTAACAGCGTGTTTAACAGCTGGGATCAATTTAAAGATCACTTGGTGATACACACTGGTGACAAACCCAACCACTGTACCTTATGTGATTTGTGGTTTATGCAAGGCAGTGAGCTGAGAAGGCATCTCAAAGATATGCACAATATTTCAGAACGACTAGTGACAGAAGAGGTTCTTCCAGTGGAAGCTGTGGAAGCTGAACCAGTAACATCAATGACTATAATAGAACAAGTGGAACAAGTCCACGTCCTACCAGTAATTCAGGTACAAGTGGATCCTGCACAGGTAACTGTGGAACAGATGCACCAGGATCTCATACAGGACAATCAAGTGAAAGGCACGCAGTTGGATGAACTACAAGAACAGGTACAAATTAGTTACTTGGAGGTTGAGCACATTCAGACTGACCATGGTGCTGAAGTTCATGTGGAGCAGTTACATGTTGAGCATGTAAATCAAATACAGATGGAAGAAGTACAAGCAGAACTTATAGATGGAACAGACCTTGAACGAGTAGAATACGAAAGTGTTGAtcaaggagaagcagaagaaaaagaacctAGTCATATAGATGATGCAGATAAGAAGGATAATGAACAAGCTGAAGACTTAAAAACTCAACAGTTAGTGGACATGCAGACTGAAAAGGTGGATGACTAG
- the ZNF131 gene encoding zinc finger protein 131 isoform X1 has protein sequence MEAEETMECIQEFPEHYKVILDRLNEQREQDQFTDITLIVDGHHFKAHKAVLAACSQFFYKFFQDFTQEPLVEIEGVSNMAFRHLIEFTYTAKLMVQGEEEANDVWKAAEYLQMLEAIKALEIRNKENSSPLESNQTQGKNKPKKRKIAETSNVITETLPSAESDPVEIEVEIAEGTIEVEDDSIETLEEVASAEQSIKYIQTTGTSDESALALLADITSKYRQGEGKCQIEEEGDSATDPSCKQVEGIEIVELQLSHVNNLFHCEKCNRSFKLFYHFKEHMKTHSTESYKCDICNKRYLRESALKQHLTCYHLDEGGASKKQRPGKKIHICQYCDKQFDHFGHFKEHLRKHTGEKPFECPNCHERFARNSTLKCHLTACQSGAGAKKGRKKLYECQVCNSVFNSWDQFKDHLVIHTGDKPNHCTLCDLWFMQGSELRRHLKDMHNISERLVTEEVLPVEAVEAEPVTSMTIIEQVEQVHVLPVIQVQVDPAQVTVEQMHQDLIQDNQVKGTQLDELQEQVQISYLEVEHIQTDHGAEVHVEQLHVEHVNQIQMEEVQAELIDGTDLERVEYESVDQGEAEEKEPSHIDDADKKDNEQAEDLKTQQLVDMQTEKVDD, from the exons ATGGAAGCTGAAGAAACAATGGAATGTATCCAGGAATTCCCAGAGCACTATAAAGTTATCTTGGATAGACTGAATGAACAACGTGAGCAGGACCAGTTCACAGACATCACTCTGATTGTGGATG GTCACCATTTCAAAGCTCATAAGGCTGTTCTTGCTGCCTGTAGCCAGTTCTTCTACAAATTCTTCCAAGATTTCACTCAGGAGCCCTTGGTGGAGATTGAAG GTGTAAGTAACATGGCATTTCGTCACCTAATAGAATTCACCTATACAGCAAAACTAATGGTGCAAGGTGAAGAAGAAGCAAATGATGTTTGGAAAGCTGCTGAGTATCTACAGATGCTAGAAGCAATCAAAGCACTTGAAATCAG gaacaaagaaaattcaTCACCCTTAGAATCAAATCAAACCCAAggtaaaaataaaccaaaaaagaGGAAGATAGCTGAAACTTCTAACGTTATCACAGAAACGCTGCCATCTGCAGAATCTGATCCAGTTGAAATTGAGGTTGAGATTGCTGAAGGGACAATTGAAGTGGAAGATGATAGCATCGAGACACTTGAAGAAGTAGCTTCTGCAGAGCAATCCATAAAGTACATACAGACAACGGGTACATCAGATGAATCTGCTTTGGCTCTTTTGGCAGATATCACCAGCAAGTATCGTCAGGGAGAGGGAAAATGCCAGATCGAAGAAGAAGGTGACAGTGCAACTGATCCCTCATGCAAACAGGTAGAAGGTATTGAAATTGTGGAACTTCAGCTGTCACACGTGAACAATTTATTCCACTGTGAGAAATGTAACCGTTCGTTTAAATTGTTTTACCATTTTAAGGAACACATGAAAACACACTCTACTGAGAGTTACAAGTGTGACATATGCAATAAAAGGTACCTACGAGAGAGTGCTTTGAAACAGCACCTCACCTGTTACCACCTCGATGAAGGTGGCGCCAGTAAGAAGCAAAGACCTggcaaaaaaatacatatatgtcAGTACTGTGATAAACAATTTGACCACTTTGGACATTTTAAAGAGCACCTCCGGAAGCACACAG GTGAAAAACCATTTGAATGTCCAAACTGCCATGAACGTTTTGCTAGGAATAGCACGCTCAAATGTCACTTGACGGCCTGTCAGTCTGGAGCTGGAgctaaaaagggaagaaagaagctgTATGAATGTCAG GTTTGTAACAGCGTGTTTAACAGCTGGGATCAATTTAAAGATCACTTGGTGATACACACTGGTGACAAACCCAACCACTGTACCTTATGTGATTTGTGGTTTATGCAAGGCAGTGAGCTGAGAAGGCATCTCAAAGATATGCACAATATTTCAGAACGACTAGTGACAGAAGAGGTTCTTCCAGTGGAAGCTGTGGAAGCTGAACCAGTAACATCAATGACTATAATAGAACAAGTGGAACAAGTCCACGTCCTACCAGTAATTCAGGTACAAGTGGATCCTGCACAGGTAACTGTGGAACAGATGCACCAGGATCTCATACAGGACAATCAAGTGAAAGGCACGCAGTTGGATGAACTACAAGAACAGGTACAAATTAGTTACTTGGAGGTTGAGCACATTCAGACTGACCATGGTGCTGAAGTTCATGTGGAGCAGTTACATGTTGAGCATGTAAATCAAATACAGATGGAAGAAGTACAAGCAGAACTTATAGATGGAACAGACCTTGAACGAGTAGAATACGAAAGTGTTGAtcaaggagaagcagaagaaaaagaacctAGTCATATAGATGATGCAGATAAGAAGGATAATGAACAAGCTGAAGACTTAAAAACTCAACAGTTAGTGGACATGCAGACTGAAAAGGTGGATGACTAG
- the ZNF131 gene encoding zinc finger protein 131 isoform X3 yields MKTHSTESYKCDICNKRYLRESALKQHLTCYHLDEGGASKKQRPGKKIHICQYCDKQFDHFGHFKEHLRKHTGEKPFECPNCHERFARNSTLKCHLTACQSGAGAKKGRKKLYECQVCNSVFNSWDQFKDHLVIHTGDKPNHCTLCDLWFMQGSELRRHLKDMHNISERLVTEEVLPVEAVEAEPVTSMTIIEQVEQVHVLPVIQVQVDPAQVTVEQMHQDLIQDNQVKGTQLDELQEQVQISYLEVEHIQTDHGAEVHVEQLHVEHVNQIQMEEVQAELIDGTDLERVEYESVDQGEAEEKEPSHIDDADKKDNEQAEDLKTQQLVDMQTEKVDD; encoded by the exons ATGAAAACACACTCTACTGAGAGTTACAAGTGTGACATATGCAATAAAAGGTACCTACGAGAGAGTGCTTTGAAACAGCACCTCACCTGTTACCACCTCGATGAAGGTGGCGCCAGTAAGAAGCAAAGACCTggcaaaaaaatacatatatgtcAGTACTGTGATAAACAATTTGACCACTTTGGACATTTTAAAGAGCACCTCCGGAAGCACACAG GTGAAAAACCATTTGAATGTCCAAACTGCCATGAACGTTTTGCTAGGAATAGCACGCTCAAATGTCACTTGACGGCCTGTCAGTCTGGAGCTGGAgctaaaaagggaagaaagaagctgTATGAATGTCAG GTTTGTAACAGCGTGTTTAACAGCTGGGATCAATTTAAAGATCACTTGGTGATACACACTGGTGACAAACCCAACCACTGTACCTTATGTGATTTGTGGTTTATGCAAGGCAGTGAGCTGAGAAGGCATCTCAAAGATATGCACAATATTTCAGAACGACTAGTGACAGAAGAGGTTCTTCCAGTGGAAGCTGTGGAAGCTGAACCAGTAACATCAATGACTATAATAGAACAAGTGGAACAAGTCCACGTCCTACCAGTAATTCAGGTACAAGTGGATCCTGCACAGGTAACTGTGGAACAGATGCACCAGGATCTCATACAGGACAATCAAGTGAAAGGCACGCAGTTGGATGAACTACAAGAACAGGTACAAATTAGTTACTTGGAGGTTGAGCACATTCAGACTGACCATGGTGCTGAAGTTCATGTGGAGCAGTTACATGTTGAGCATGTAAATCAAATACAGATGGAAGAAGTACAAGCAGAACTTATAGATGGAACAGACCTTGAACGAGTAGAATACGAAAGTGTTGAtcaaggagaagcagaagaaaaagaacctAGTCATATAGATGATGCAGATAAGAAGGATAATGAACAAGCTGAAGACTTAAAAACTCAACAGTTAGTGGACATGCAGACTGAAAAGGTGGATGACTAG